A segment of the Frankiaceae bacterium genome:
GCTCCGCCTCGCCGGCGCCGTCGAGAACGCCTCCGAGCACCCGATCGCACGCGCCGTCGCGGCCGCGGCGCCGGGCCCGCTGCCGGACGTCGAGTCGTTCGGCAGCACGCCGGGCGCCGGGGTGACCGGCGTGGTGGAGGGGCACGCGGTGTTCGCGGGCCGGGCGGCGCTGCTCGCCGACTGGGCGCTGCGCGTGCCTGACTCGCTGGCCGCCGCGGTCGACGCGGCGGAGGCGGCCGGACGTACGCCGGTGTACGCCGGGTGGGACGGCGCCGTCCGCGCGGTGCTCGTCGTCGCCGACGAGCCGAAACCGTCGAGCGCGGACGCCGTACGCGCGCTGCGCGGCCTGGGTCTGCGACCGGTCCTGCTGACCGGCGACAACGAGCGCACGGCTCGCGCCGTCGCCGCGCAGGTGGGGATCGACGAGGTCGTGGCGGAGGTGTTCCCCGCGGACAAGGTCGACGTCGTCAAGCGCCTGCAGGACGAGGGGCGCGTCGTCGCCATGGTCGGCGACGGCGTCAACGACGCCGCGGCGCTCGCGCAGGCCGACCTCGGCCTCGCGATGGGCACCGGCACCGACGCCGCGATCGAGGCGAGCGACCTCACGCTGGTCGGCGGCGACCTGCGCGCGGCGGCGACGGCCATCAGGCTGTCGCGGCGCACGCTGAGCACGATCAAGGGCAACCTGTTCTGGGCGTTCGCCTACAACGTCGCCGCCATCCCGCTCGCCGCCGCGGGCCTGCTGGACCCGCTCATCGCGGGCGCGGCGATGGCGTTCTCGTCGGTGTTCGTCGTGACGAACTCGCTGCGCCTGCGGCGCTTCTCCGCCTGACGGCTGTTTGACGCCATGCCCCTCGGCGGGTGTTGGATCTCGTACGGCTGCCGTGTCGCCCCCCGTCGACACGGCCGTTCAGGGGGAAGCCGAACACGGAGGTAGACGCATGGCGACGTACACCCGCAGGAACGCCTGGGAGCTGGAGACCGAAGACCCCGGCAACGTCTGGGACCCCTACACCCTGGCGTACGCCAAGGCCGTCGTGGAGATGCGGTCGAGGGCGGACGACGACCCGACGAGCTGGACGTACCAGGCCGCGATGCACGGCACGTACACGACCCCGCCCGCCGGAGCCACGTGGAACCAGTGCCAGCACGGCTCGTGGTACTTCCTGCCCTGGCACCGCATGTACTGCTACTGGTTCGAGCGCATCGTCCGCTCGATCGTCATCGCCCAGGGAGGTCCCGACGACTGGTCGCTGCCGTACTGGAACTACAGCGCCAGCACGCAGCAGGCGGCGATGCCGCCGGCGTTCCGCCTGCCCACGTGGAACCCCGACGGCCAGGGCGAGCAGCCGAACCCGCTCTACACGACGCACCGGGCCCAGAAGTACAACGACGGCGACCCGCTGCCGCCCAGCGTCGTGTCGCTCGAGGCGCTCACCGCGACGAACTTCTCCGGCCCGCCGCTGCCTGGCTTCGGCAGCGTGCCGACCGGCTGGAGCCACGAGCCGCACGTGTTCGGGCGGCTCGAGAACATCCCGCACAACCAGGTGCACGTGCAGATCGGCGGCAACGAGCAGGACCCGTGCGTCGGCGGCTGGATGGTCGACCCGAACTGCGCCGCCGAGGACCCGATCTTCTGGCTGCACCACTCGAACATCGACAGGCTGTGGAGCGTCTGGAACGACGCCGGCGGCGCCAACCCCGACCGCGTCAAGGCGTGGACGGGGTACGTGTTCCACTTCTGGGACGAGAACGGCGACCCGCAGACCATGACGCCGGGCGACGTGAGCAGCCTGTCCCAGCTGGACTACGTGTACGAGCCGACGGCGGCGGAGGAGGGGGCGCGGATGGCGGCACCGACCGGTCGTGCCGCGGGTGGCTCCGGCGACGCGGTCGACCCCGGCGCGGCGCGGCGCAACGCCCCGCGGCTCGTCGCGGCGTCCGAGAACGAGGTCGAGCTGACCGGCGGCCGTACGGACGTCACGGTCCCCGTGGGCGGCGGCGGCAACGACCGGCTGCGCGCGGTCGCCGACCCGGCCGACGCGTCGGCGCAGCACGTGTACCTCAACGTCGAGGGGCTCACCGCCGAGCACACGCCCGGCACGTCGTGGGAGGTCCACCTCAACCTCCCCGCGGACGCGCCCGGCGGCGGCGGCGACCGGCTCGTCGGGCTGGTGTCGTTCTTCGGGTTCCGCCGGCAGCTCGACGCGGACTCGCACGGGCTGGGGCCGATGGTGCACACGTTCGACATCACCGACCTCGTCTCCGGGCTGCGCGACCGCGGCGAGTGGGACGAGCTCGCGGCGACGGTGTCGTTCGTGCCGGTCGGCGGCGACGACGTGGCCGAGGGCGGCGCCGTGCACGGGCGGCCGCGGGTCGGCCGGGTCAGCATCAGCACGCAGTAGGCGGGTCCGTCGATGACGGTGCTGCCGTGGCGGGGGCCGGTACGCCGGCTCCCGCCGCTGCCGTGGGTGGTCGCGGCGATCGTCGTGGCGTGGGTCGTGCTGGCCGGCGCGTACGCCGCGGGGTACGGCGGGTGGTTCGGCCACGAGCGGGCCGGGTCGGTCGTCGCGTGGCAGGTGATGACGGTCGCGATGATGGGGCCGTCGTGCCTGCCGGTCGCGCGGTACGTCGCGGCCAACACGCTCGTGCCGGGTCCCGCCGTCGCCCTGTTCCTCGGCGGGTACCTCGCGGCGTGGACGGCGTTCCTCGGCGCGTTCGCGCTGGCGGACCTCGCGGCGCACGCGGTGGCCGAGCCGGGGTCCGGCGGCGCCGGCGCGGGGGTTGCTCTGGCGCTCGCGGCGGGGTGGCAGCTGACGCCGTACAAGCGGACGTTCCTCCGCGCCTGCCGCACCGTGGACGTGCTGCCCGCGCACGGCGCGCGCGCCCGCCGCGCCGCCGGGCGGCTCGGGCTCGGCCAGGGCGCGGCGTGCGTCGGGTCGTGCGGGGCGCTGATGCTCGCCGCGATGGCGACGGGCTCGGTGGCGTTCATGGCGGCGTTCGCCGTCCTGGCGTGGCTGGAGAAGGCGGCGGGGCGGCCGCTGCCGCTCGCCCGGCCGAGCGCGGCGGTCCTCGTCGCGGCGGCGCTCGCGTACGTCCTGGCGTAGGTGCACCATCGCCCGGTGACCTCCCCGGTGGTGCGCCCTGGCGCGCGGGTGCTGCTGCTCGACGACGCGGACAGGCTGCTGCTGTTCCGCGGTGTGAGCGACGCGGGCGACGGCTTCTGGTTCCCGCCCGGCGGCGCTGTGGAGCCGGGCGAGGACGCGGCGGCTGCCGCCGTGCGCGAGGTACGCGAGGAGACGGGCGCGGAGGTCGTGCTCGGGCCCGAGGTCTGGCACCGGCGGCACGTCGTGGCGTGGGGCGGGGTGACGTACGACTGCAGGGAGCGGTGGTTCGTGGCGCGGGTGGCGGCGTTCGAGGTCGACACGAGCGGGTTCACCGACGAGGAGCACGAGGCCGGCTTCGTACACCGGTGGTGGACGCTCGCGGAGCTGCGCGCCGCGACCGAGCGCCTGGTGCCGGCCGTGCTGGCGACGGCGCTGGAGACGTTGCTGCGCGAAGGCCCGCCCGCGGAGCCTGTGGACGTCGGGGTCTAGCTGGAGACGACCGCCAGGATCCCGAGGACGACGAGGATCCCGATGACCACCCACACTGTCGGCGTGATCATGGCGGGCCGGTACTTGAGCCCCGCGGCGTGCATCTGCTCGGCGGCACGGACCGTGGCGGCGTCGGGCTGACGCCCCGTGGCGAGCGCGTCGTTGCGGCCGACGTGCTGAGCCGCGCTGTCCGGCGGCGGTACCCCCATGACCATGCGGCGCAGCGTACTCCCCAGGTGAGCCGCCGGATACGCCGGTCTCGTCACCCCGCCGCGTCGCCGGTACCGTCGGCGGTCCCTACCCGTACGACACGGAGGAGCACGATGAGACCCAGACGAGTTCTTGCTCTGCGCGCGGAGACGCTCGGCGAGCTGACCACGGAGGAGCTGACCGGCATCGCCGGCGCCGCGATCCCCACCGCCCCGATCGTCGCGTGCGTGAGCCGCGAGCTGAACTGCGCGATCTACGACCCGCACTCCATCGTCTGCCAGGTGGTCTCCGAGCGCGTCTGCTGAGCGGTCGTACGCACGAGTCGGCCCGTCCGCGAGGTGCGGACGGGCCGTTGTCGTGCGGGGTGTGCGAGTGGGCCTGGGAGGACTTGAACCTCCGGCCTCATCCTTATCAGGGATGCGCTCTAACCAGCTGAGCTACAGGCCCGCGTGCGGAGGAGAGGGTACCCCAGGCGCCGTCAGTCCCGCTCCGCCAGCGTCAGCTCGATGCCGCCGACGATGTCCGAGCAGAGGTTGTAGAGGAACGCGCCGAGGGTGCTGATCGCGGTGATGATGACGACGTTGATCGCCCCGATGACCGCCGCGCCGCCGATGACCTTGCCCGCGGAGAACGTCACGTCGAAGCCGCCCGTGGGCCGGTCGGCGGGCCCGGTCTCGGTGATGTCGCGGACGATGTCGTTGATCGAGTCGAAGATCCCGAGCGAGTCGAGCGCGAAGTAGAGCGCCGCCACCGCGACGACGAACACGATGAGCAGGCAGATCGAGAACAGCAGCGAGAACTTCAGCACCGACCACGGGTCGACGCGGCGTACGACGAGCCGTGCCCGCCGGGGTTTGCCGGTCTTCAACGGCTGCGCGGACGCCGGGCCGGCGGCGGCCGACGGGCCGGGCGTCACGCGCCGGCCCCCTCGTCGTCGGCGTCGTCGTTCTCGGCGTTGCGGGCCACGGCGACGACGGTAGCGCCGGCGTCGAGGTTGATGAGCTTGACGCCCATCGTGGCGCGCGAGAGGTGACGCAGCGGCTTGACCGGCATCCGGATGACGACGCCGTTGGAGGTGATGGCGAACAGCTCGTCGTCGGGCTGCACGACGAGCGCGCCGACGAGCTGGCCGCGCTTGGCGACGATGCGCGCGGTGAGCACGCCCTTGCCGCCGCGCCCCTGCGGCGAGTACTCCTCGATCCGCGTCTTCTTGCCGAACCCGCCGTCGGTGACGACGAGCAGCGCCGCGCCCTCCTGGACGACCTGCATCGACAGCAGCTCGTCGCCGTCGTTGAGGCGCATGCCGATGACGCCCGAGGTCGCGCGGCCCATGGGGCGCAACGCCTCGTCGTCGGCCGTGAACCGGATCGACTGCGCCTGCCGGCTGACCAGGATCAGGTCGTCCTCGGCGGTGATGAGCGTCGCGCCGATGAGCTCGTCGTCCTCGCGGAGGTTGACCGCGATGAGCCCGCCGGAACGGTTGGAGTCGAACTCGCTCAGCGCCGTCTTCTTCGTGATGCCCTTGCGGGTGGCGAGGACGAGGTACGGCGCGACGCCGTAGTCCTTGATGTCGATGACCTGGGCGATCTTCTCGTCCGGCTGGAACGCGAGGATGTTCGCCACGTGCTGGCCCTTGGCGGTGCGGGCCTGCTCGGGCAGCTCGTACGCCTTGCAGCGGTAGACACGGCCCTTGTTCGTGAAGAACAGGATCCAGTGGTGCGTGTTGGTGACGAAGAAGTGCTCGACGATGTCGTCCTCGCGCAGCTGCGCGCCCTGCACGCCGCGGCCGCCGCGGCGCTGCTGCCGATAGACGTCGGTCTTGGTGCGCTTGGCGTAGCCGCCGCGCGTCACCGTGACGACGACGTCCTCCTGCGCGATGAGGTCCTCGTCGGAGAGGTCGCCCTCGGCGGGGAGGAGCCGCGTACGCCGCTCGTCGCCGTACTTCTCCGCGATCTCGGCCAGCTCGGTCTTGATGATCGAACGCTGCCGGGGGACGTTGGCGAGGATGTCGCGCAGGTCGGCGATCTCCCGCTCGCGTTCGCCGAGCTCGTCGATGATCTTCTGGCGTTCGAGGGCGGCGAGCCGGCGCAGCTGCATGTCGAGGATCGCGACGGCCTGGATCTCGTCGATGTCGAGCAGGTCCATGAGGCCTGACCGCGCCGCCTCGGCCGACTCGGAGCCGCGGATGAGCGCGATGACGGCGTCGAGCTGGTCGAGGGCCTTGGCGAGGCCACGCAGGATGTGGGCGCGTTCCTCGGCCTTGCGCAGCTGGTAGCGGGTGCGGCGCTGGATGACCTCGACCTGGTGCTCGACGTAGTACGTCACGAACTCGTCGAGGCGCAGCGTGCGCGGCACGCCGTCGACGATCGCGAGCATGTTGGCGCCGAACGTGTCCTGCAGCTGCGTGTGCTTGTACAGGTTGTTGAGGACGACCTTCGCGACGGCGTCGCGCTTGAGCACGATGACGAGGCGCTGGCCGGTGCGGGCGCTCGACTCGTCCTTGACGTCGGCGATGCCGCTGATCTTGCCGTCCTTGACCAGCTCGGCGATCTTCTCGGCGAGGTTGTCGGGGTTGACCTGGTACGGCAGCTCGGTCACCACGAGGATCGTGCGGCCCTTGCGGTCCTCGTCGACCTCGACGACGGCGCGCATACGGATGGAGCCGCGGCCGGTGCGGTAGGCGTCCTCGATGCCCTGGCGGCCGACGACCAGCGCGGCGGTCGGGAAGTCGGGGCCCTTGATTCGTTCCATCAAGGCCTCGAGGAGCTCCTCGGGCTGCGCGTCGGGGTGGTCGAGCGCCCACTCGACGCCGGCCGCGACCTCGCGGAGGTTGTGCGGCGGGATGCTCGTCGCCATGCCGACCGCGATGCCGGCGGCGCCGTTGACCAGCAGGTTGGGGATGCGGCTGGGGAGGACCGTCGGCTCGGAGGAGCGGCCGTCGTAGTTGGGCTTGAAGTCGACCGTCTCCTGGTCGATCTCCCGCAGCATCTCCATGGCGAGCGGCGCGAGCTTGGCCTCGGTGTTGTGGCTGACGAAGCCGTTGGAGACGAACGCGTGGTCGTCGGTGTCGACCCGGATGGAGTAGACCGGCTGGATACCGGCGTCCTCGACGGTCGCCACCTCGGCGAAGTAGTAGCCGGACTCGACGAGCGGCTCCACGACCCGCCGGGCCTCGGCGCTGGTGACGTGCGACCAGATCAGGCCGGCGTCGCGCTCCCAGCGCTCGACCCGGTCGACGTTGTGCCTGCGCAGCCAGTCGCGGTCGGCGTACGAGGTGGCGCCCTCGGCGCGCAGGTACCCGGCCACGAACGGGATGTGGTCGCCGGACAGCGCGGTGCTCTCCAGCGGGATCGTCTCCAGGGCGGCGTCGAGCTTGGCCTGCTTGGCGCCGACGAAACCGACCTCCCGCGCGAACCGGCGGGCGTCACGGCGGTTGGTGACGACGACCTTGTACTCGCCGCTCGCGTGCGTGCACAGGCGCGAGACCACGCCGAACTCCAGCAGGAGGTCCTGCACGTCACGCGCGAGCCGGCGGCTCCGCGTCGGGTACGACACCTGGATCGTGTTGCGCGGCAGCAGCGACGAGGAACCGTCGCCCGTGAGGAGCGACTGAAGGAATGCCCGCTTGACCCCCGGCGACCCGGTCCACACGAACTCGGGTACGACCTTCGCGGCGCTGCGCAGCCCGACGAGGCACGCCAGCGGCGAGGCCCGGAACGCGTCGAGGTTCTGCACGTCGAGCTCGTGGATGACGTTGCCGGACGCGATCGTCCGCGAGTTGACGTAGCGCGGACCGCCCACGATCGCGTCGTACGCCTCGACGACGTCGCGGAAGTACGTCTCGTCCTCGTTGTTGAACCCGGCGCGCTTCTCGCCCGCCCAGCCCTCGGAGACCATCGCGCCCGCGAGGAACGCGAGCTGCCAGTCCTCCTGCGTCACGTCGGCTGGCACGGCCTCGGTCGGCCGGCGCAGGGCGACGACGTCGCCGGGCTCGATCTCCTCGACCAGCTTCCACAGCAGCATCGGGACGCCCGCGGGCGCCGTGAGGCAGAGGAGCGGGTGGTTGAGCGTGCCGGTGAGCTCGTACCCCTCGGACGTGACCACGCGCTTCGTCGGGTGGTCGCCGGAGTGGAAGAGCTTCGTCGCGCGGACCGGCTCTCCGAGCCGCCCCTCGACCTTGAGGTCGAGGTCGTGCTCGGAGTCGGGCGCCGCGCCGGGCACGAGCGCGTCGATGCGGGGAGTGCCGTCGAACGTACGGACCCTGGTGTCGCCCGTGATGCAGTACCTCATGGCCGCGGCCGGGTCGTTGCCGGGCGAGCCGAAGTTGCCGTTGCCGTCGATGAGCGGCGCGCGCATGGACCACGGCTGCGCGAGGCGGACGAGGGTGTCGTAGATCGCGGTGTCGCCGTGGGGGTGGTAGTTGCCCATGACGTCGCCGACGACGCGGGCGCACTTCACGTAGCCGCGGTCGGGGCGGTAGCCGCCGTCGTACATCGCGTACAGCACCCGCCGGTGCACCGGCTTGAGGCCGTCGCGGACGTCGGGGAGCGCGCGGGACACGATGACCGACATCGCGTAGTCGATGAAGCTGCGCTGCATCTCGACTTCGATGCCGACCGGCTCGATGCGGTCGTGGGCCGGTACGTCGACCAACTCAGGTGTCCTTCCGTAACGCCGGAGCGGCTAGATGTCGAGGAACCGGACGTCCTTGGCGTTGCGCATGATGAACGCGCGCCGCGCCTCGACGTCCTCGCCCATGAGCACGCTGAACAGCTCGTCGGCGGTCGCCGCGTCGTCGAGCGTGACGAGACGCAGCACCCGCTTGGCCGGGTCCATCGTGGTGTCCCAGAGCTCGGAGGCGTTCATCTCGCCGAGGCCCTTGAAGCGCTGGATGCCGTCGTCCTTGTTGATCTTCTTGCCGGCCGCGAGCCCGGCCTCCATGAGCCCGTCGCGCTCGCGGTCGGAGTACGCGTACTCGTGCTCGTCACGGCTCCACTTCAGCTTGTAGAGCGGCGGCTTGGCGAGGTAGACGTGCTGCGCCTCGATCAACGGCTTCATGTACCGGAACAGCAGGGTCAGCAGCAGCGTCGTGATGTGCTGGCCGTCGACGTCGGCGTCGGCCATGAGCACGATCTTGTGGTACCGCAGCTTGGTGATGTCGAAGTCGTCGTAGACCCCGGTGCCGAGCGCGGTGATCATCGCCTGGACCTCGTTGTTCTTGAGGACCCGGTCGATCCGCGCCTTCTCGACGTTGATGATCTTGCCGCGGATCGGGAGGATCGCCTGGAACATCGGGTTGCGGCCGCCCTTGGCGGAGCCGCCCGCCGAGTCACCCTCGACGACGTAGATCTCGGACTCCCTGGGGTCCGTCGACTGGCAGTCGGCGAGCTTGCCGGGCAGCGAGCTGCTCTCCAGCAGCGACTTGCGGCGGGTGAGGTCGCGGGCCTGGCGGGCGGCGATGCGGGCGCGGGCCGCCTGCGTCGCCTTCATGATGACGTCCTTGGCCTCGCCGGGGTTGCGGTCGAACCAGTCGCGGATCCAGTCGTTGCAGGCCTTCTGGACGAACGACTTCGCCTCGGTGTTGCCGAGCTTGGTCTTGGTCTGGCCCTCGAACTGCGGGTTGGACAGCTTGATGCTGACGATCGCGGTGAGGCCCTCGCGGACGTCGTCGCCGGTGAGCGCGTCGTCCTTGTCCTTGAGCAGCTTGGCGTCGCGGGCGTACTTGTTGACGACCGAGGTCAGCGCCGCGCGGAAGCCCTCCTCGTGCGTGCCGCCCTCGTGGGTGTTGATGGTGTTGGCGAACGTGTAGACCGACTCGGAGTACGTGCCGTTCCACTGCATCGCGATCTCGGCCTCGAGCCCCTCGCCCTTGGACTCGAAGTAGATGACCGACTTGTGGATCGCGTCCTTGGTGGCGTTGAGGTGCTTGACGAAGTCGATGATGCCGCCGGCGTAGCGGTAGACGATCTCGTGGGGGACCTCCTCGCGCTCGTCGCGGAGAACGATCTTGAGGCCCTTGTTGAGGAACGCCATCTCCTGCATGCGGCGGGAGATCGTCTCGAAGTTGTAGACCGTGGTCTCGAAGATCGTCGGGTCGGCCCAGAACGACACCGTGCTGCCGGTACGGCTGCTCTCCCCGCGCTTCTCCAGCGGCGCCGCCGGCTTGGACATGGCGTACGGCTGGTACCAGACGTAGCCGTCGCGCTCGATCTCGACCTCGAGACGGGAGGACAGCGCGTTGACGACGGAGACACCGACGCCGTGCAGGCCGCCGGAGACGGCGTACGACCCGGAGTCGAACTTGCCGCCGGCGTGCAGCGTCGTGAGCACGACCTCGACGGCGGGACGCTTCTCGGTGGGGTGCTTGGAGACGGGGATGCCGCGGCCGTCGTCCTTGACCCGGACGCCGCCGTCGGCGAGGAGCGTCACGTGGATCTCGGTGGCGTGGCCGGCGAGGGCCTCGTCGACGGCGTTGTCGACGACCTCGTAGACGAGGTGGTGCAGGCCGCGCTCGCCGGTGGAGCCGATGTACATGCCGGGGCGCTTGCGGACCGCCTCCAGGCCTTCGAGCACCTTGATGCTGCTGGCGTCGTACGAAGGTCCACCCGCCACCCGATGCACACCCTTTCGCGCGCACGCGCGCACCGCCGGGGCTCGGAGGGCTCTGCGTGCCGTGGAACGCGGCTACGGCCCGTACAGCGGCCGTGCGCGTTGGAACTCCCGTCATCCTACCGGGTCGGAGCGACAGAAACGCGCCGTGGAGCCGCCTGTGGACGATTCTCCGCCGCGAACGCCTCGGCTGTGGATACCGATACGCGGAGCGGGGGTTGGTGTGGGTCTGCGCGGCGCCGCGCGAGGTTACTGGTGAGTAGCGACGTCGTGGGTCACCAGTTCGTGCTCGGCGTTCGTCGCTACCCACCAGTAACTGCCGGGTGGGCCGGGTGTCGCCGTGTGCGCGGCGCCCGGCTCAGCCGTACGTGTCGCGCTCGCCGCGGCCGCCGGACACGCGCCACTCGCCGGGCCTGCGCTTGGCCGACGAGGGGCCGTTGACCCGGACGCTCTTGACGACGGTGGCGCCGAGGTCGGAGTTGACGCGGTCGGCGATCTGGCGGGCCATGAGCCGCAGCTGCGTCGCCCACGCGGTCGACTCGGCGGTGAGGACCAGGTCGCCGTCGCGCAGCGAGACCGGCGTGCAGTGGTCGGCGATCTCGTGGCCGGCGATCCGCTCCCAGCGGGCGAAGATCGCGTGCTCGCGCGCGTCCTTCTCCCAGCCCTCGTTCTTGAGGAACGCCGCGATCGCCGTACCGAAGCTCACCGGGTCGCCGGCCTCGCGGCTCGGGCGACGGCGCTTGGGCTTCGGCTTGGGCGCGCGGGCCTTCGCCTGCTCCAGCATCTGCCGGGCCAGGTCGGGGCCGCTCAGGTCGTCGTGCGCGTCATCGGACACGGGTGACCTGCCCGGCGGCGACGTCGTAGCGGGCGCCCTGCAGCTCCTCGGGTACGTCGGCGATGACGGCCGCGGTGATGAGCACCTGCTCGCGGGGCGCGCAGAGGTGCGCGAGGCGGTCGCGGCGCGAGGCGTCGAGCTCGGCGAACACGTCGTCGAGGATGAGCACCGGCTCGCCGCCGTCGGCGGTGAGCAGGTCGTGCGAGGCGATGCGCAGGGCCAGCGCGAGCGACCACGACTCGCCGTGGGAGGCGTACCCCTTGGCGGGCAGCGTGCCGATGGACAGCGCGAGCTCGTCGCGGTGCGGGCCGACGAGGCTGATGCCGCGGTCGAGCTCCTGCGGGCGCATGCGGGCGAGGTCGTTGAGCAGCGCGGCGGAGAGCATGTCGCGGTCGGGAACCATCGGGGCGTCGGGGCCGAGGGAGGACTTGTAGTCCAGCGCCGTGGGTCCGCCGCCGCCGGAGAGGACGTCGTACGCCTTGTCGACCAGCGGCCGCAGCGCCTCGACGGCCTCGAGGCGGCCGGCGAGCAGCTCGGCGCCGTGGTTGGCGAGGTGCTCGTCCCACACGTCGAGCGTGCGGAA
Coding sequences within it:
- a CDS encoding tyrosinase family protein encodes the protein MATYTRRNAWELETEDPGNVWDPYTLAYAKAVVEMRSRADDDPTSWTYQAAMHGTYTTPPAGATWNQCQHGSWYFLPWHRMYCYWFERIVRSIVIAQGGPDDWSLPYWNYSASTQQAAMPPAFRLPTWNPDGQGEQPNPLYTTHRAQKYNDGDPLPPSVVSLEALTATNFSGPPLPGFGSVPTGWSHEPHVFGRLENIPHNQVHVQIGGNEQDPCVGGWMVDPNCAAEDPIFWLHHSNIDRLWSVWNDAGGANPDRVKAWTGYVFHFWDENGDPQTMTPGDVSSLSQLDYVYEPTAAEEGARMAAPTGRAAGGSGDAVDPGAARRNAPRLVAASENEVELTGGRTDVTVPVGGGGNDRLRAVADPADASAQHVYLNVEGLTAEHTPGTSWEVHLNLPADAPGGGGDRLVGLVSFFGFRRQLDADSHGLGPMVHTFDITDLVSGLRDRGEWDELAATVSFVPVGGDDVAEGGAVHGRPRVGRVSISTQ
- a CDS encoding DUF2182 domain-containing protein encodes the protein MTVLPWRGPVRRLPPLPWVVAAIVVAWVVLAGAYAAGYGGWFGHERAGSVVAWQVMTVAMMGPSCLPVARYVAANTLVPGPAVALFLGGYLAAWTAFLGAFALADLAAHAVAEPGSGGAGAGVALALAAGWQLTPYKRTFLRACRTVDVLPAHGARARRAAGRLGLGQGAACVGSCGALMLAAMATGSVAFMAAFAVLAWLEKAAGRPLPLARPSAAVLVAAALAYVLA
- a CDS encoding NUDIX domain-containing protein encodes the protein MTSPVVRPGARVLLLDDADRLLLFRGVSDAGDGFWFPPGGAVEPGEDAAAAAVREVREETGAEVVLGPEVWHRRHVVAWGGVTYDCRERWFVARVAAFEVDTSGFTDEEHEAGFVHRWWTLAELRAATERLVPAVLATALETLLREGPPAEPVDVGV
- a CDS encoding DUF3566 domain-containing protein — protein: MTPGPSAAAGPASAQPLKTGKPRRARLVVRRVDPWSVLKFSLLFSICLLIVFVVAVAALYFALDSLGIFDSINDIVRDITETGPADRPTGGFDVTFSAGKVIGGAAVIGAINVVIITAISTLGAFLYNLCSDIVGGIELTLAERD
- the gyrA gene encoding intein-containing DNA gyrase subunit A; the protein is MVDVPAHDRIEPVGIEVEMQRSFIDYAMSVIVSRALPDVRDGLKPVHRRVLYAMYDGGYRPDRGYVKCARVVGDVMGNYHPHGDTAIYDTLVRLAQPWSMRAPLIDGNGNFGSPGNDPAAAMRYCITGDTRVRTFDGTPRIDALVPGAAPDSEHDLDLKVEGRLGEPVRATKLFHSGDHPTKRVVTSEGYELTGTLNHPLLCLTAPAGVPMLLWKLVEEIEPGDVVALRRPTEAVPADVTQEDWQLAFLAGAMVSEGWAGEKRAGFNNEDETYFRDVVEAYDAIVGGPRYVNSRTIASGNVIHELDVQNLDAFRASPLACLVGLRSAAKVVPEFVWTGSPGVKRAFLQSLLTGDGSSSLLPRNTIQVSYPTRSRRLARDVQDLLLEFGVVSRLCTHASGEYKVVVTNRRDARRFAREVGFVGAKQAKLDAALETIPLESTALSGDHIPFVAGYLRAEGATSYADRDWLRRHNVDRVERWERDAGLIWSHVTSAEARRVVEPLVESGYYFAEVATVEDAGIQPVYSIRVDTDDHAFVSNGFVSHNTEAKLAPLAMEMLREIDQETVDFKPNYDGRSSEPTVLPSRIPNLLVNGAAGIAVGMATSIPPHNLREVAAGVEWALDHPDAQPEELLEALMERIKGPDFPTAALVVGRQGIEDAYRTGRGSIRMRAVVEVDEDRKGRTILVVTELPYQVNPDNLAEKIAELVKDGKISGIADVKDESSARTGQRLVIVLKRDAVAKVVLNNLYKHTQLQDTFGANMLAIVDGVPRTLRLDEFVTYYVEHQVEVIQRRTRYQLRKAEERAHILRGLAKALDQLDAVIALIRGSESAEAARSGLMDLLDIDEIQAVAILDMQLRRLAALERQKIIDELGEREREIADLRDILANVPRQRSIIKTELAEIAEKYGDERRTRLLPAEGDLSDEDLIAQEDVVVTVTRGGYAKRTKTDVYRQQRRGGRGVQGAQLREDDIVEHFFVTNTHHWILFFTNKGRVYRCKAYELPEQARTAKGQHVANILAFQPDEKIAQVIDIKDYGVAPYLVLATRKGITKKTALSEFDSNRSGGLIAVNLREDDELIGATLITAEDDLILVSRQAQSIRFTADDEALRPMGRATSGVIGMRLNDGDELLSMQVVQEGAALLVVTDGGFGKKTRIEEYSPQGRGGKGVLTARIVAKRGQLVGALVVQPDDELFAITSNGVVIRMPVKPLRHLSRATMGVKLINLDAGATVVAVARNAENDDADDEGAGA
- the gyrB gene encoding DNA topoisomerase (ATP-hydrolyzing) subunit B — translated: MAGGPSYDASSIKVLEGLEAVRKRPGMYIGSTGERGLHHLVYEVVDNAVDEALAGHATEIHVTLLADGGVRVKDDGRGIPVSKHPTEKRPAVEVVLTTLHAGGKFDSGSYAVSGGLHGVGVSVVNALSSRLEVEIERDGYVWYQPYAMSKPAAPLEKRGESSRTGSTVSFWADPTIFETTVYNFETISRRMQEMAFLNKGLKIVLRDEREEVPHEIVYRYAGGIIDFVKHLNATKDAIHKSVIYFESKGEGLEAEIAMQWNGTYSESVYTFANTINTHEGGTHEEGFRAALTSVVNKYARDAKLLKDKDDALTGDDVREGLTAIVSIKLSNPQFEGQTKTKLGNTEAKSFVQKACNDWIRDWFDRNPGEAKDVIMKATQAARARIAARQARDLTRRKSLLESSSLPGKLADCQSTDPRESEIYVVEGDSAGGSAKGGRNPMFQAILPIRGKIINVEKARIDRVLKNNEVQAMITALGTGVYDDFDITKLRYHKIVLMADADVDGQHITTLLLTLLFRYMKPLIEAQHVYLAKPPLYKLKWSRDEHEYAYSDRERDGLMEAGLAAGKKINKDDGIQRFKGLGEMNASELWDTTMDPAKRVLRLVTLDDAATADELFSVLMGEDVEARRAFIMRNAKDVRFLDI
- a CDS encoding DciA family protein, which encodes MSDDAHDDLSGPDLARQMLEQAKARAPKPKPKRRRPSREAGDPVSFGTAIAAFLKNEGWEKDAREHAIFARWERIAGHEIADHCTPVSLRDGDLVLTAESTAWATQLRLMARQIADRVNSDLGATVVKSVRVNGPSSAKRRPGEWRVSGGRGERDTYG
- the recF gene encoding DNA replication/repair protein RecF — translated: MYVSRLGLTDFRSYPEALVEFEPGAATLIGPNGQGKTNLVEAIGYVATLGSHRVATDAPLVRAGAERSVVRCEVQRDGRATLVEIEITAGKANRARINRSPVPRPREVLGTLRTVLFAPEDLALVKGDPHDRRHFLDQLLIARTPRYHGVKADYDRVLKQRNALLKSAGFARGGADFRTLDVWDEHLANHGAELLAGRLEAVEALRPLVDKAYDVLSGGGGPTALDYKSSLGPDAPMVPDRDMLSAALLNDLARMRPQELDRGISLVGPHRDELALSIGTLPAKGYASHGESWSLALALRIASHDLLTADGGEPVLILDDVFAELDASRRDRLAHLCAPREQVLITAAVIADVPEELQGARYDVAAGQVTRVR